A window of Aminivibrio pyruvatiphilus genomic DNA:
ACCGACCGGCCCGGAGCGAAAAACGACGAGGACGCTTACCGGGTTTTGTGGCGCGGAATGACCGCGGGAAAGATGTCTTTCTCCCTGGGCAAGACCCATGCCGGGGCAGACTACTGGGGGTATTTCCACAGCTACGACTACGAAAACGCTTCCGTGAGCGTGCCCCTGGGACCGAAAATGAGGCTCGGAGTTGGTGTATCCTCCTACGAGAACAACCTCGACCGCAGGCCGGGGGAGTCGGATACGGCCACCTCGGAGAACCTGGTACAGGCGACCCTTGATTTTTCCCTGCAGAACGGCTGGTTTCTCATGGTCGGCTTTGACGATTTCGGACGGGTCGATCGGCTTGCCCCGGCCGAATTCGATTATTCGGAGACATCGTACTGGGTCCGGTTCGGCCGGAGTTTCGGACAGATAAACTGGTCGGTGGAGCCCCGGTTCAGCGACCAGCACAATCATCTCACCGGAGTGTCGGAATCGGCCTGGAACGTGAACTTTCTCGTGAGCTATTTCCCCTCGCCCAACCTGACCCTGAGCTTTTTCTGGAACCTCGGCGACAATGACGTGCTGAGCGAGAGCTACCTTCTCAGGGGGTCGAGCAGTTTCGGAGGATCCGTCTTCTGGAGGGCCTCTCCGCGGCTCACCCTCTCGCTGGCCTATACGCGGTCCGGCATCGGGGACAACGCGGAACTTCTTTCAAACCAGTTCGACCTCATTGCCACCTACGAGATGACGGAAGACCGTCTTCTTACGCTGGAAGTATCCCGGGACGATTATGAGACGGAGTACCGGCTTTCCTACCAGATACCCATAGGCATCAAGACGGTGAAGAAGACGAACGTGGGCATTCTGAGGGGCAGGGTATTCAACTCCATGGTTCCTGAAAAGCCCGGGCTTCCCGACATTGTCGTCAGGGTAGGTACTGAAGCCGTGGTGACGGACAAGGACGGTGTTTTTCTCTTCCCCGCCCTGGAGCCCGGTTTTTACCGCGTCATGATCGACCCCAAATCCATCGGGTACGGTTTTACTACGGTGCAGAAGTACCCGATCTCCCTTGAAGTTAAAGGAGGGCCGACCCCTGTCTCCATGGACATCGGCATAACCCAGGGAGCGATTTTCAGGGGAAGGGTGGCTTTGGGCGGCGATGCAGGGAAGGACGGGGCCGCTGCGCCGGCACCGGATTCCTCAGGCACCGGGCCGGTCAGCCTGGCCCACATACTGGTGGAGCTGTCCAGGGAAGACCAGACTGTCAGGCGTTCCACCGACATGAACGGCGAGTTTGTTTTCGACAACATACGCCCGGGAAACTGGCAGCTGAAGTTTTACGAGGCGGGTATTCCCGCCGGATACCAGTTCGAGACCGAGTCGAAGACCATCGAACTGGCTCCGGGAGATGCGGTGGAGATGGTGAACCTCATTTTCCCGAAAAAGCGGACCATACAGTTCATTGACAGCGGCACGGTCACAACGTCCTCTTCGGGAAAAAAGAAATAAACGCCGGGGAAAGGGGGAAAGGCACCATGAAAAGTCACCGGACCGGTTTCGTATGGATACTGGCAGTTTTGGTCCTTGTCGTTTCCGCCGAAGGGATTCCGCTGTCCGGGCCCTTCTGTTCCCCGCTGGACGCGGCGGAATCGGCCGCCCTCCCCCTGGAGGTCTCCATTCCGGAATATTGGGGCGTTCACGTAAAGGGGGCCTCCGTATCCATGGTTGCCATGATCGGAGGCAAACCGGCGGAAAGCTCCTTTTCCTTCCTCCTTTCCTCCACAGGAAATACCCCGAGAAAGCTGACGGCCCGCCTTGCGGCGCCCCTGCCCGCCGGAATGTCCATGACGGTGGAGGTGCCTTCCGCCCAGGGAGGCCGGTCAACCGGGCCCCAGTCCCTGGGAACCGGTGAAGTGGATCTCCTGACCGGTTTTCGGGGGCTGTTCGGCGCCGGCGGCAGGGGGATGCTGAAAATGAAGGGCAGCAACAGCCTCGCACCGGGTGCGGGGCAAGCTGTACTGGTTCTGGCTGTTCGCGATATGTAGGACTGCCCGGAGCGTGGGGGTACGGCAGGAAATTACGGGTCGGCATGCCCTCCTGTGACTATGGCTGATTCTCTGACCGGTGCCGGATAGTAAGGTTTCGCTCTCAGGGCGGCCTGCAGATACCCCCGTTCAGGATCAGCCATGCCGGGAGGAATATGATGATGTCCACACATTATTCTGTCGACTTCAAGGTTCACGTCGCTTTGGAAGCGTGCAAGGAAGACCGGACTCTTGCCCAGCTTTCACGGGAGTTCGGTGTGTCTCCGGAACAGATCTGCAGATGGAAAAAGAAGCTCCAGTCCAATGCGGGGCTCGTCTTTGCCTCGAAGCAGATGAAAAAAAAGCGGGAAGAACCTTCCGCGACGCTTTACGAGGAGATTGGCCGGCTGAAAATGGAGATTGACAGGATGAAAAAATGCAACTGAATCTTTCCCTCCTGCACTGATTTTCCGGAAACGGCCCCCCCCCGGGGGCGTATAATGGAAAGGAGTCCTGCCCGAATCGGGGCACATCAAATTGAGGGAGGCGTCTTATGAACCCGGTTCTTTTGCTTGTGGACATCCAGAACGACTATTTCCCCGGAGGGGCCATGGAGCTCCATGAAAGCGAGAAAGCTGCAAAGAGGGCTGAAGATCTCCTTCTATCCTTCAGGAAAAAGAAATTCCCCGTGGTGCATGTCAGGCACGTTTCCACCCGTCCCGGATCTACTTTTTTCCTGCCCGGAACACAGGGTGCGGATATCAGACCATGTGTCCTCCCTGAAGAAGGAGAGACGGTCTTCGTCAAGCATTTCCCCAACAGTTTCAGGGAAACTCCGCTCCTCGGCCGCCTGCGGGAGCTGAATCCCGACCGGCTGATCATTGCGGGCATGATGACCCACATGTGCATCGACACCACGGTCCGGGCCGCTGCGGACCTCGGCTTCAGCTGCACCCTCGCAGGGGATGCCTGCGCGAC
This region includes:
- a CDS encoding cysteine hydrolase family protein yields the protein MNPVLLLVDIQNDYFPGGAMELHESEKAAKRAEDLLLSFRKKKFPVVHVRHVSTRPGSTFFLPGTQGADIRPCVLPEEGETVFVKHFPNSFRETPLLGRLRELNPDRLIIAGMMTHMCIDTTVRAAADLGFSCTLAGDACATKSLAFGETVVPAEQVQAAFLAALGGAFARVEAAGAVCSSLD
- a CDS encoding transposase; amino-acid sequence: MSTHYSVDFKVHVALEACKEDRTLAQLSREFGVSPEQICRWKKKLQSNAGLVFASKQMKKKREEPSATLYEEIGRLKMEIDRMKKCN
- a CDS encoding carboxypeptidase-like regulatory domain-containing protein, with the translated sequence MNAMRVGRGLSAGLVFLFLLGGVPSCAQFRGRGLEVRVVSPVQIVSEPSRMHTISFEVTNRTNRQERFREEVTLPKGWTLVIPMTSFVLPAQASAVRLLSFQIPINAGEGRETIRYSVQSDRDPSIRDAVEYDVVVLAVAKTDLMAENPPASLMAGEEYEFSARLVNSGNIPRTFLIRAKNTDPNSPVLAAPSEVFLAPGEGAALSVSGKIDPGFRGTVTVIQITADVEKDGKKEEAVSTAVLLEVVPALFKKPEPYHILPSTFAVSVARTAEGDTKPSFEWKGAGTLDEEGEQHFSFSFRGPDVEDSSFFSRTDEYWMNYSSRSLGILMGDQPYGVSPLTIYSSYGRGFGVDFKSMAGGSMSAGLFYVRDRAGEEDWIDRGFYLQHSLGEDSFLRLNVAQSETKATSTEPEAEDKLWSLEARLRTGQNDTLELEYGRSSTDRPGAKNDEDAYRVLWRGMTAGKMSFSLGKTHAGADYWGYFHSYDYENASVSVPLGPKMRLGVGVSSYENNLDRRPGESDTATSENLVQATLDFSLQNGWFLMVGFDDFGRVDRLAPAEFDYSETSYWVRFGRSFGQINWSVEPRFSDQHNHLTGVSESAWNVNFLVSYFPSPNLTLSFFWNLGDNDVLSESYLLRGSSSFGGSVFWRASPRLTLSLAYTRSGIGDNAELLSNQFDLIATYEMTEDRLLTLEVSRDDYETEYRLSYQIPIGIKTVKKTNVGILRGRVFNSMVPEKPGLPDIVVRVGTEAVVTDKDGVFLFPALEPGFYRVMIDPKSIGYGFTTVQKYPISLEVKGGPTPVSMDIGITQGAIFRGRVALGGDAGKDGAAAPAPDSSGTGPVSLAHILVELSREDQTVRRSTDMNGEFVFDNIRPGNWQLKFYEAGIPAGYQFETESKTIELAPGDAVEMVNLIFPKKRTIQFIDSGTVTTSSSGKKK